A genomic segment from Dermatobacter hominis encodes:
- a CDS encoding acyltransferase family protein, which translates to MTTATPKAPFVSSAPKLGLVGGFDGIRGIGVCMVLVGHAMFTYVESWVTIVDTFFVLSGFLITTLLLQEHRSTGDIGLRKFYARRAMRLLPSVWLFCAVWIVIGILGTILGIESISLRGILEDAGAAVAYVYALVFPNGLYMISPNVQDDRYMWHLWTLSVEEFFYFIVPATVLICIRRNWIKQLAWILGIGFAAIGIARFFAFTGFWQDDEGMIAGVRLAFLQRPDALMLGCLIAVLNAQVTPERIARLRKPIIWVATISLVVWLVMLNLSSGLVEKLGGPWVPYLPDGPAEFNRPDMLDTMYWFRFGHTIGALAFGFILLGLVHCKDWWLSRFWSLSPFQWLGRMSYTLYVWHALPYLLLIGALGGEEAPLGQQIIRLPILVGAAFLVSLPVYYLVEMRVLRMKLRFSAEKEALDLTTGKMVQVDQGVAAPSSAGAPQGPPQPAPPPAPPVAPPAPQHHD; encoded by the coding sequence GTGACGACGGCCACGCCCAAGGCGCCGTTCGTCAGCAGCGCGCCGAAGCTCGGCCTCGTGGGCGGCTTCGACGGCATCCGCGGCATCGGCGTGTGCATGGTCCTCGTCGGCCACGCCATGTTCACCTACGTCGAGTCGTGGGTGACGATCGTCGACACGTTCTTCGTCCTCAGCGGGTTCCTCATCACCACGCTGCTGCTGCAGGAGCACCGCTCGACCGGCGACATCGGCCTGCGGAAGTTCTACGCCCGCCGGGCGATGCGCCTGCTGCCCTCGGTCTGGCTGTTCTGCGCGGTCTGGATCGTCATCGGCATCCTCGGCACGATCCTCGGGATCGAGTCGATCTCGCTGCGGGGGATCCTCGAGGACGCGGGCGCCGCCGTCGCATACGTCTACGCGCTCGTCTTCCCGAACGGCCTGTACATGATCTCGCCGAACGTCCAGGACGACCGCTACATGTGGCACCTCTGGACGCTGTCGGTGGAGGAGTTCTTCTACTTCATCGTCCCGGCCACCGTGCTCATCTGCATCCGGCGCAACTGGATCAAGCAGCTGGCGTGGATCCTCGGGATCGGCTTCGCCGCGATCGGCATCGCCCGCTTCTTCGCCTTCACCGGCTTCTGGCAGGACGACGAGGGCATGATCGCCGGCGTGCGGCTCGCCTTCCTCCAGCGGCCCGACGCGCTGATGCTCGGCTGCCTGATCGCCGTGCTGAACGCCCAGGTGACGCCCGAGCGGATCGCCAGGCTCCGCAAGCCGATCATCTGGGTGGCGACGATCTCGCTCGTCGTCTGGCTGGTCATGCTCAACCTGTCGAGCGGCCTCGTGGAGAAGCTCGGCGGGCCCTGGGTCCCGTACCTGCCCGACGGGCCGGCCGAGTTCAACCGGCCCGACATGCTCGACACGATGTACTGGTTCCGGTTCGGCCACACGATCGGGGCGCTCGCCTTCGGTTTCATCCTGCTCGGCCTCGTCCACTGCAAGGACTGGTGGCTCAGCCGCTTCTGGTCGCTGTCGCCCTTCCAGTGGCTGGGCCGCATGTCGTACACGCTCTACGTGTGGCACGCCCTGCCGTACCTGCTGCTGATCGGCGCGCTGGGCGGCGAGGAGGCACCGCTCGGCCAGCAGATCATCCGGCTGCCGATCCTCGTCGGGGCCGCCTTCCTCGTGTCGCTGCCCGTGTACTACCTGGTCGAGATGCGCGTGCTGCGCATGAAGCTGCGGTTCTCCGCCGAGAAGGAGGCGCTCGACCTCACGACCGGGAAGATGGTCCAGGTCGACCAGGGCGTCGCCGCCCCGTCGTCGGCGGGCGCGCCCCAGGGACCACCGCAGCCCGCGCCGCCGCCGGCGCCGCCCGTGGCCCCGCCGGCCCCGCAGCACCACGACTGA
- a CDS encoding SDR family oxidoreductase yields the protein MSDLTFDGKVAIVTGAGGGLGKSHALELARRGARVVVNDLGGSVSGEGDNASAAQLVVDEITAAGGEAVANHDSVATPEGGKAIVDSAVEAFGTVDIVINNAGILRDKTFHNMTPELLEPVISVHLLGAFYVTQPAWLIMREKGYGRVVNTSSNSGLLGNFGQANYGAAKLGLVGFTRVLANEGKSKGIKVNAIAPVAKTRMTEDLLGPLGDKLEPSEVTPTVIYLASEECPVNGEVYSVAGGVVARYFIGLTPGWYAEGHSAEDVRDHFDQIRDETGYIVPEDPSGELKKLLETLS from the coding sequence ATGAGTGATCTGACCTTCGACGGCAAGGTCGCGATCGTCACCGGTGCCGGTGGTGGTCTCGGCAAGTCCCACGCCCTGGAGCTCGCCCGCCGTGGAGCGCGCGTGGTCGTGAACGACCTCGGCGGGTCGGTGAGCGGCGAGGGCGACAACGCGTCGGCCGCCCAGCTCGTCGTCGACGAGATCACCGCTGCGGGCGGCGAGGCCGTCGCCAACCACGACTCGGTGGCCACGCCCGAGGGTGGCAAGGCCATCGTCGACTCCGCCGTCGAGGCCTTCGGCACGGTCGACATCGTGATCAACAACGCCGGCATCCTGCGGGACAAGACGTTCCACAACATGACGCCCGAGCTGCTCGAGCCCGTGATCAGCGTCCACCTGCTCGGCGCCTTCTACGTGACGCAGCCGGCGTGGCTGATCATGCGCGAGAAGGGCTACGGCCGCGTGGTCAACACCAGCTCGAACTCGGGCCTGCTCGGCAACTTCGGCCAGGCGAACTACGGCGCCGCCAAGCTCGGCCTCGTGGGCTTCACCCGGGTCCTCGCCAACGAGGGCAAGTCCAAGGGCATCAAGGTCAACGCGATCGCCCCGGTGGCGAAGACCCGCATGACCGAGGATCTGCTCGGCCCGCTCGGCGACAAGCTCGAGCCCTCCGAGGTCACCCCGACCGTCATCTACCTCGCCTCCGAGGAGTGCCCGGTCAACGGCGAGGTCTACTCGGTCGCCGGCGGCGTCGTCGCCCGCTACTTCATCGGCCTCACGCCGGGCTGGTACGCCGAGGGGCACTCCGCCGAGGACGTCCGGGACCACTTCGACCAGATCCGCGACGAGACGGGCTACATCGTCCCCGAGGATCCGTCGGGCGAGCTGAAGAAGCTGCTCGAGACGCTCAGCTGA
- a CDS encoding VOC family protein, whose product MTDVDPLDALRGGDDPVVPGAEFSRRLRRRVADALGLPAEVPLTDIPTIDLPERDDPTDRSTAMSTTTSPTTAVPASAAVAEQTLVPYLAVHDGPAALEFYETAFGAEVTLRFDGDDGRIGHADLMIGPARFFLSDEYPEIGVRSPRTLGGTSVTLHLEVPDVDTAFARAVEAGSTAQMDPEDQPYGHRQGTLVDPFGHRWMLSQRLESVGTDELADRMSDQGFSIAGSWVDDPATSAASGRPATVARNGRIWPAIQSTDALGLIRLAVDVLGFTEQIVVPGERPDVVAHSQLAWPEGGVVQISSAARDGNPFSEQPPGSGSIYVVTDDPMAVYERCVAAGLEIIREPESPDYDPGGSGFGLRDPEGNLWSFGTYAGE is encoded by the coding sequence GTGACCGACGTCGATCCCCTGGACGCCCTCCGCGGCGGCGACGACCCCGTCGTGCCCGGCGCCGAGTTCTCACGGCGGCTCCGTCGCCGGGTGGCCGACGCGCTCGGCCTCCCCGCCGAGGTCCCGCTCACCGACATCCCGACCATCGACCTCCCCGAGAGGGACGACCCGACCGACAGGAGCACCGCCATGTCCACGACCACCAGCCCCACCACCGCCGTCCCGGCCTCCGCCGCCGTCGCCGAGCAGACCCTCGTCCCGTACCTCGCCGTCCACGACGGTCCGGCTGCGCTCGAGTTCTACGAGACCGCGTTCGGCGCAGAGGTCACCCTGCGCTTCGACGGCGACGACGGCCGGATCGGCCACGCCGACCTGATGATCGGACCCGCCCGGTTCTTCCTGTCCGACGAGTACCCCGAGATCGGGGTGCGGTCGCCTCGCACCCTGGGCGGCACATCGGTGACGCTGCACCTGGAGGTCCCCGACGTCGACACCGCCTTCGCCCGTGCCGTCGAGGCCGGCTCGACCGCCCAGATGGACCCCGAGGACCAGCCCTACGGCCACCGACAGGGGACGCTCGTCGACCCGTTCGGCCACCGGTGGATGCTCTCGCAGCGCCTCGAGTCCGTCGGCACCGACGAGCTCGCCGACCGCATGTCCGACCAGGGCTTCAGCATCGCGGGGTCCTGGGTCGACGACCCTGCGACGTCCGCGGCCTCGGGCCGGCCCGCGACCGTGGCCCGCAACGGTCGGATCTGGCCGGCGATCCAGTCGACCGACGCCCTCGGGCTCATCCGCCTGGCCGTCGACGTGCTCGGCTTCACCGAGCAGATCGTCGTGCCCGGCGAGCGGCCCGACGTGGTCGCCCACAGCCAGCTGGCGTGGCCCGAGGGCGGCGTCGTGCAGATCAGCTCGGCCGCGAGGGACGGCAACCCGTTCTCGGAGCAGCCGCCCGGGAGCGGCTCGATCTACGTCGTCACCGACGACCCGATGGCGGTCTACGAGCGCTGCGTGGCGGCCGGCCTCGAGATCATCCGGGAGCCCGAGTCGCCCGACTACGACCCGGGCGGGTCCGGCTTCGGGCTGCGGGACCCCGAGGGCAACCTCTGGTCCTTCGGCACCTACGCCGGCGAGTGA
- a CDS encoding alpha/beta hydrolase, with amino-acid sequence MTTPNTIVLIHGFWVTPRSWEQWIDHYTSKGFKVLAPAYPGFEVEVEALNADPTPVVDLRVPDIIEHLEAVVGALDEPPILMGHSAGGAFTQILLDHGYGASGVVLNSAPTEGVKVAPASQIKATFPVLKNPANHHKAVGYSLEQWTYAFANTFSPEKAQATYERYHVPASGRILWDSVLANVEPGHQGTWVDYHNDDRAPLLFVSGTADHLMPPRIQQSNAKHYKSDTVTEIVEFEGPHLLPMADNWQEVADHALDWALAHAAAPAS; translated from the coding sequence ATGACCACGCCGAACACCATCGTCCTCATCCACGGCTTCTGGGTCACGCCCCGGAGCTGGGAGCAGTGGATCGATCACTACACCTCCAAGGGCTTCAAGGTCCTGGCCCCCGCCTATCCCGGCTTCGAGGTGGAGGTGGAGGCGCTCAACGCGGACCCGACCCCGGTGGTCGACCTCCGCGTGCCCGACATCATCGAGCACCTCGAGGCGGTGGTCGGGGCGCTCGACGAGCCGCCGATCCTGATGGGGCACTCCGCCGGCGGGGCGTTCACGCAGATCCTGCTCGACCACGGGTACGGGGCCAGCGGCGTCGTCCTGAACTCGGCGCCGACCGAGGGCGTGAAGGTGGCGCCGGCGTCGCAGATCAAAGCGACGTTCCCGGTGCTGAAGAACCCGGCGAACCACCACAAGGCCGTCGGCTACAGCCTCGAGCAGTGGACCTACGCCTTCGCCAACACGTTCAGCCCGGAGAAGGCGCAGGCGACCTACGAGCGCTACCACGTGCCCGCCTCCGGTCGGATCCTCTGGGACAGCGTGCTGGCCAACGTGGAGCCGGGTCACCAGGGGACCTGGGTCGACTACCACAACGACGACCGGGCGCCGCTGCTGTTCGTCTCCGGCACCGCCGACCACCTCATGCCGCCGCGCATCCAGCAGTCGAACGCGAAGCACTACAAGTCCGACACCGTGACGGAGATCGTCGAGTTCGAGGGTCCGCACCTGCTGCCCATGGCTGACAACTGGCAGGAGGTGGCGGACCACGCGCTCGACTGGGCGCTCGCGCACGCCGCCGCTCCGGCCAGCTGA
- a CDS encoding acyltransferase family protein yields the protein MATAGATSSPYVSEAPRLGFVGGFDGVRGIGILMVLFNHAYSQLSPSFAGIIDVFFVMSAFLIVTLLMQEHRDAQTINMRRFYARRAVRLLPSAYLCIIAWFVVCLLFDRERLAVLWQEAVAAVTYVYQLVFPVGLLSVDPSMAGKTSIDQFWSLAVEEQFYLLIAVTVLVCIRKRWMTQLAVILCAIAAWIGWQRWTGHAGPVAIPSNPDEVSLQRGLSLLWLSRPDSLMWGVGLAVLNSRLPDPLPQRWRKALPWVGLVGLVVSFGCMLVASGFLKDLATKAGLPYPFVPMAPLDPVEGQSGTYWINFGHTVTALAFAPAMLAMARIKDWWPNRALSWKPLRFLGRMSYTVYVWHTLVYFIVLELLGGNSVLGEKTRVPILAAITIVACLPVFYGVEQRMLRVKLRFASEKEVLDLNTGKMMSVEEARARSRGMVSAEAVEGPSSREAAPTAGPPPGGPPPFEPPSGAEPPGAAPPGAAPPSGVGEDRS from the coding sequence ATGGCGACAGCGGGGGCGACGTCGTCACCGTACGTGTCCGAGGCTCCTCGGCTGGGCTTCGTCGGTGGCTTCGATGGAGTGCGGGGCATCGGGATCCTGATGGTCCTGTTCAACCACGCCTACTCGCAGCTCTCGCCCAGCTTCGCCGGCATCATCGACGTCTTCTTCGTCATGAGCGCCTTCCTGATCGTGACCCTGCTCATGCAGGAGCACCGGGACGCCCAGACGATCAACATGCGGCGCTTCTACGCCCGGCGGGCGGTGCGCCTGCTGCCCTCGGCGTACCTGTGCATCATCGCCTGGTTCGTCGTCTGCCTGCTGTTCGACCGGGAGCGCCTCGCCGTCCTCTGGCAGGAGGCGGTGGCGGCCGTCACGTACGTGTACCAGCTCGTCTTCCCGGTCGGACTGCTGTCGGTCGACCCGTCGATGGCGGGCAAGACGTCGATCGACCAGTTCTGGTCGCTGGCGGTGGAGGAGCAGTTCTACCTGCTGATCGCCGTCACCGTGCTGGTGTGCATCCGTAAGCGCTGGATGACGCAGCTCGCCGTGATCCTGTGCGCGATCGCGGCCTGGATCGGCTGGCAGCGCTGGACGGGCCACGCCGGCCCGGTGGCGATCCCGTCGAACCCCGACGAGGTCTCGCTCCAGCGGGGTCTCAGCCTGCTGTGGCTGTCCCGTCCCGACTCGCTGATGTGGGGCGTCGGCCTGGCGGTCCTGAACTCGCGGCTGCCCGACCCGTTGCCGCAGCGCTGGCGCAAGGCGCTGCCGTGGGTCGGCCTCGTGGGGCTCGTGGTCTCGTTCGGCTGCATGCTCGTGGCGTCGGGCTTCCTGAAGGACCTGGCCACCAAGGCCGGCCTGCCGTACCCGTTCGTGCCGATGGCGCCGCTCGACCCGGTCGAGGGCCAGAGCGGCACGTACTGGATCAACTTCGGCCACACCGTGACGGCGCTGGCGTTCGCCCCGGCGATGCTGGCGATGGCCCGCATCAAGGACTGGTGGCCGAACCGCGCCCTGTCGTGGAAGCCGCTGCGCTTCCTCGGTCGCATGTCGTACACGGTCTACGTGTGGCACACCCTCGTGTACTTCATCGTCCTCGAGCTCCTGGGCGGCAACTCGGTGCTCGGCGAGAAGACCCGCGTGCCGATCCTGGCGGCGATCACGATCGTCGCCTGCCTCCCGGTCTTCTACGGGGTGGAGCAGCGGATGCTCCGGGTGAAGCTGCGCTTCGCGTCCGAGAAGGAGGTGCTCGACCTCAACACCGGGAAGATGATGTCGGTGGAGGAGGCCCGGGCCCGCTCGCGGGGGATGGTGTCGGCCGAGGCCGTCGAGGGCCCCTCGTCGCGCGAGGCCGCCCCGACCGCCGGACCGCCACCGGGTGGACCGCCGCCCTTCGAGCCCCCGTCCGGCGCCGAACCGCCCGGGGCTGCGCCGCCCGGGGCCGCACCGCCGTCCGGCGTGGGTGAGGACCGGTCGTGA
- a CDS encoding acyl-CoA dehydrogenase family protein — protein MDELSVEEFRSEAASWLAEHRSEAPRDYGAILPPDLADAGRAWQRTIHDAGFAGIHWPTEVGGRGLTPEHNAAWITECALAQVPPFLNMVGCVLTGGALLAFGTPEQQAEHLPSIITGERIWCQLFSEPDAGSDLAGLTTRAVQDGDEFVVDGQKVWCSNGRVADRGILMARTDPDAPPHKGISFFLIDMATPGVELRPLRQMNGDAEFDEVFLTGVRLPADSLLGPLDGGWEVGMSALTNERGYIGASGISLKRRLDAMLAMGRTPDGGALGPLEQQELAELWSRGTALWAMGRRQGPVASVLGSVAKLGTTELMFDTAVLRTDMAGPEAMLEGDAAYGLESAPGARIAGGTSQIQRNIIGERILGLPKEPKPGI, from the coding sequence GTGGACGAGCTGAGCGTCGAGGAGTTCCGGTCGGAGGCCGCATCGTGGCTGGCCGAGCACCGGTCGGAGGCGCCGAGGGACTACGGCGCGATCCTCCCGCCCGACCTGGCCGACGCCGGTCGGGCGTGGCAGCGGACGATCCACGACGCCGGGTTCGCCGGCATCCACTGGCCGACCGAGGTCGGGGGTCGGGGGCTCACCCCCGAGCACAACGCCGCCTGGATCACCGAGTGCGCGCTCGCCCAGGTGCCGCCGTTCCTCAACATGGTCGGCTGCGTGCTGACCGGCGGCGCCCTGCTGGCGTTCGGCACGCCCGAGCAGCAAGCCGAGCACCTGCCGTCGATCATCACGGGCGAGCGGATCTGGTGCCAGCTGTTCTCCGAGCCCGACGCCGGCTCGGACCTGGCGGGCCTGACCACGCGTGCAGTGCAGGACGGGGACGAGTTCGTGGTCGACGGCCAGAAGGTCTGGTGCTCGAACGGCCGGGTCGCCGACCGGGGCATCCTCATGGCGCGGACCGACCCCGACGCCCCACCCCACAAGGGCATCTCGTTCTTCCTGATCGACATGGCCACGCCCGGGGTGGAGCTGCGCCCGCTGCGGCAGATGAACGGCGACGCCGAGTTCGACGAGGTGTTCCTGACCGGGGTGCGCCTGCCGGCCGACTCGCTCCTGGGGCCGCTCGACGGGGGGTGGGAGGTGGGCATGTCGGCGCTGACCAACGAGCGGGGCTACATCGGCGCCTCGGGCATCTCGCTCAAGCGCCGGCTCGACGCCATGCTCGCCATGGGCCGCACCCCCGACGGCGGCGCCCTCGGCCCGCTCGAGCAGCAGGAGCTGGCCGAGCTGTGGAGCCGGGGCACGGCGCTGTGGGCCATGGGCCGGCGGCAGGGGCCGGTCGCGTCGGTGCTGGGCTCGGTCGCCAAGCTCGGCACGACCGAGCTGATGTTCGACACCGCCGTGCTGCGGACCGACATGGCCGGGCCCGAGGCGATGCTCGAGGGCGACGCCGCCTACGGCCTGGAGAGCGCCCCGGGCGCCCGGATCGCCGGCGGCACCAGCCAGATCCAGCGCAACATCATCGGCGAGCGCATCCTCGGCCTCCCCAAGGAGCCCAAGCCCGGGATATAG
- a CDS encoding RNA polymerase sigma factor — translation MTSPADAGRELLELYDSALPSVYGYLVRRCGSVPVAEDLTSETFLAAVDAVQRDAVPELSTAWLVGVARHKLVDHWRRQEREERKLALVDAEPVEERWEVDLDRLIALDVLAGLGPHHRAALTLRYLDGLPVREVAAHLDRTVGATEVLLVRARRAFREAYTLEAGDAPGGDGPAGADPSGPTTREEAP, via the coding sequence ATGACGTCGCCGGCCGATGCGGGCCGGGAGCTCCTGGAGCTGTACGACTCGGCGCTGCCGAGCGTGTACGGCTACCTGGTGCGCCGCTGCGGGTCCGTGCCGGTCGCCGAGGACCTCACGTCGGAGACCTTCCTGGCCGCCGTCGACGCCGTGCAGCGCGACGCCGTCCCGGAGCTCAGCACGGCGTGGCTCGTCGGCGTGGCCCGCCACAAGCTCGTCGACCACTGGCGCCGTCAGGAGCGGGAGGAGCGCAAGCTCGCGCTCGTCGACGCCGAGCCGGTGGAGGAGCGCTGGGAGGTCGACCTCGACCGCCTGATCGCTCTCGACGTGCTCGCCGGGCTCGGTCCGCACCACCGGGCCGCCCTGACGCTGCGCTACCTGGACGGCCTGCCCGTCCGGGAGGTGGCGGCGCACCTCGACCGGACCGTCGGCGCCACCGAGGTGCTGCTGGTGCGGGCGAGGCGGGCGTTCCGCGAGGCCTACACCCTCGAGGCCGGCGATGCCCCCGGCGGTGACGGACCCGCCGGAGCCGATCCGTCCGGCCCCACGACGCGGGAGGAGGCACCGTGA
- a CDS encoding acyl-CoA dehydrogenase family protein, translating to MSHPPLAQSVDPHDVLAIDSLLSDEERMLRDTVRQFVGDRVLPEVGEWFDAGTFPKEMAKEFGALGLLGMHLDGYGCAGTSATAYGLACLELEAGDSGVRSFVSVQGSLAMFPIHAFGSEEQKQRWLPGMAAGELIGCFGLTEPDSGSDPSSMRTVARQDASGDWVLDGTKMWITNGSVADVAVVWARTDPDGPDGGAVRGFVVPTDTPGFSAPLIHRKVSLRASVTSELVLDAVRLPADAVLPGVSGMRGPLSCLNEARFGISFGACGAARACYEAALAYSLERTQFDQPIAGFQLTQKKLVDMMVAVQRGTLVALHLGRMKDAGTLATPQVSFAKMDNVRMALDVARTARSVLGANGITTEYPVIRHMNNLESVFTYEGTNEIHTLILGQAITGIPAFS from the coding sequence ATGTCGCACCCGCCGCTCGCCCAGTCCGTCGACCCGCACGACGTCCTCGCCATCGACTCGCTGCTGAGCGACGAGGAGCGGATGCTCCGCGACACGGTCCGCCAGTTCGTCGGCGACCGCGTGCTGCCCGAGGTCGGCGAGTGGTTCGACGCCGGCACGTTCCCCAAGGAGATGGCGAAGGAGTTCGGTGCCCTGGGTCTCCTCGGCATGCACCTCGACGGCTACGGCTGCGCCGGCACGTCGGCCACCGCCTACGGCCTGGCCTGCCTGGAGCTGGAGGCCGGCGACTCGGGCGTCCGCAGCTTCGTGTCGGTCCAGGGCTCGCTGGCCATGTTCCCGATCCACGCGTTCGGCTCCGAGGAGCAGAAGCAGCGGTGGCTGCCCGGGATGGCGGCCGGCGAGCTGATCGGGTGCTTCGGGCTGACCGAGCCCGACTCCGGATCCGACCCGAGCTCGATGCGCACCGTCGCCCGCCAGGACGCCTCGGGCGACTGGGTCCTCGACGGGACGAAGATGTGGATCACCAACGGCTCGGTCGCGGACGTCGCCGTGGTCTGGGCCCGCACCGACCCCGACGGGCCCGACGGCGGCGCCGTGCGGGGCTTCGTCGTGCCGACCGACACGCCGGGCTTCTCGGCCCCTCTCATCCACCGCAAGGTGTCGCTGCGGGCGTCGGTCACGTCGGAGCTGGTGCTCGACGCCGTGCGCCTCCCGGCCGACGCCGTGCTGCCCGGCGTCAGCGGCATGCGTGGGCCGCTGTCGTGCCTGAACGAGGCCCGCTTCGGCATCTCGTTCGGCGCCTGCGGTGCCGCCCGGGCCTGCTACGAGGCGGCGCTCGCCTACTCGCTGGAGCGCACCCAGTTCGACCAGCCGATCGCCGGGTTCCAGCTCACCCAGAAGAAGCTGGTCGACATGATGGTGGCGGTGCAGCGGGGCACGCTCGTGGCGCTGCACCTGGGGCGGATGAAGGACGCCGGCACGCTCGCCACCCCGCAGGTGAGCTTCGCCAAGATGGACAACGTCCGGATGGCGCTCGACGTGGCCCGCACCGCCCGCTCGGTCCTCGGCGCCAACGGCATCACGACCGAGTACCCGGTGATCCGGCACATGAACAACCTCGAGTCGGTGTTCACCTACGAGGGCACCAACGAGATCCACACCTTGATCCTCGGCCAGGCCATCACCGGCATCCCCGCCTTCAGCTGA
- a CDS encoding alpha/beta fold hydrolase, giving the protein MRITHIGGPTVLVEHEGWTILSDPTFDPPGRTYGFGLGTSSQKLTGPAVPLAELGPLDVVLISHDHHADNLDDEGRNALPGATTVVTNPAAAARLGGGALGIRPGELTELTSPGRPTLRIRATPCRHGPPLSRRLVGPVVGFEIATRPDRADLWITGDTVSYRGVRRAAQEMDVDVAIVHLGEVRFPVTGPIRYSLTAHQGFELGRLAGADTIIPVHYEGWSHFHEPVAELERARLAAPADLAERILVLPIGTPTAIASEAPGPRPPPHPAPRSVGPPGPAGRARRARAGRAPDPPQEHPMHAHHPSRTGRSSGRILILALVAVAALLTAACRPAGVPGAGGGGGGGAPKGPKPTIVLVHGAFADASGWDGVTKRLQRAGYDVIAPANPLRGLASDAAYIRSVLDTITGPIVLVGHSYGGMVLTNAAAGDADVKALVYIASFAPDAGDSVGSLSALNPGSGVVQENLIIRPTPTGVDGYINPAVFRDVFAGDLPKQTAAAMAASQRPADLGLLAEPSGAPAWATIPSWYLVATQDRVIPPATQRFMAQRAHSTTIEVRSSHVAMISHPDESTQLILAAVNAVR; this is encoded by the coding sequence GTGCGCATCACCCACATCGGCGGTCCGACCGTGCTCGTCGAGCACGAGGGCTGGACGATCCTCTCCGACCCGACGTTCGACCCGCCCGGACGGACCTACGGCTTCGGCCTCGGGACGAGCTCGCAGAAGCTGACCGGTCCTGCCGTCCCGCTCGCCGAGCTCGGGCCGCTCGACGTGGTGCTGATCAGCCACGACCACCACGCCGACAACCTGGACGACGAGGGCAGGAACGCACTGCCGGGTGCGACGACGGTGGTCACCAACCCCGCTGCTGCCGCCCGGCTGGGCGGCGGGGCGCTCGGGATCCGGCCCGGGGAGCTCACCGAGCTGACCTCCCCGGGTCGGCCGACGCTGCGGATCCGGGCCACCCCGTGCCGGCACGGCCCTCCGCTGAGCCGGCGGCTGGTCGGTCCCGTCGTCGGCTTCGAGATCGCCACCCGACCCGACCGCGCGGATCTGTGGATCACCGGCGACACCGTCTCGTACCGCGGCGTGCGGCGCGCCGCCCAGGAGATGGACGTCGACGTCGCCATCGTCCACCTCGGGGAGGTGCGGTTCCCCGTCACGGGCCCGATCCGCTACAGCCTCACCGCCCACCAGGGCTTCGAGCTCGGCCGGCTCGCCGGTGCCGACACGATCATCCCGGTCCACTACGAGGGCTGGTCCCACTTCCACGAGCCGGTCGCCGAGCTCGAGCGGGCCCGGCTCGCCGCCCCGGCCGATCTCGCCGAACGCATCCTGGTCCTCCCGATCGGCACGCCGACGGCGATCGCGTCTGAGGCGCCCGGCCCGCGACCCCCTCCACATCCAGCACCTCGATCCGTCGGTCCCCCCGGCCCGGCGGGCCGAGCTCGGCGCGCCCGCGCCGGGCGAGCACCCGACCCACCACAGGAGCACCCCATGCACGCACATCACCCATCACGGACCGGACGGTCGTCCGGTCGGATCCTGATCCTCGCCCTCGTCGCCGTCGCCGCGTTGCTCACCGCAGCGTGCCGACCCGCCGGCGTACCCGGCGCCGGCGGAGGAGGCGGGGGAGGAGCGCCCAAGGGGCCCAAGCCGACGATCGTGCTCGTGCACGGCGCGTTCGCCGACGCCTCCGGTTGGGACGGCGTCACCAAGCGGCTGCAGCGCGCCGGCTACGACGTGATCGCCCCCGCGAACCCCCTGCGCGGCCTCGCATCCGACGCCGCCTACATCCGCAGCGTCCTCGACACGATCACCGGTCCGATCGTCCTCGTCGGCCACTCCTACGGCGGCATGGTGCTGACCAACGCCGCCGCCGGCGATGCCGACGTGAAGGCGCTGGTCTACATCGCCTCGTTCGCACCCGACGCCGGCGACTCCGTCGGCAGCCTCAGCGCGCTCAACCCCGGTAGCGGCGTGGTCCAGGAGAACCTGATCATCCGCCCGACCCCGACCGGCGTCGACGGCTACATCAACCCCGCGGTGTTCCGCGACGTGTTCGCCGGTGACCTCCCGAAGCAGACTGCGGCAGCGATGGCCGCCAGCCAGCGTCCCGCGGACCTCGGGCTGTTGGCGGAGCCGTCCGGTGCGCCGGCGTGGGCCACCATCCCGTCGTGGTACCTGGTCGCGACGCAGGACCGGGTGATCCCGCCCGCGACCCAGCGGTTCATGGCGCAACGGGCCCACTCGACGACGATCGAGGTGCGCTCGTCGCACGTGGCGATGATCTCGCACCCCGACGAGTCCACGCAGCTCATCCTCGCTGCCGTGAACGCAGTCCGCTGA